ggaggcggggtgggggtgtgtggggcaAGGAGGCCTCAAGTGAGCACAGGATAGGTGTGTTGTTTCCCAGACAAAGCAACTGAAATAAGAGGAAAGCCGCAAATGCGCAAGATTCATCAGAAGCAGGACTGCCAGCAGACACAGACCAAGGGGTTGGATTAACAGCATCTAATTGGAAGTAAGAGCAAGTCCCTGGAAAGGGCCATGGCTGGCTGATCTGGCTGTGTGGGAGAAAGCCAAGTATTCTAACTATGGTAGCCTGTCtggcctgaacttgctatgtagcccaggcttgccttcaaCTCATTCccggctgggattaaagatgtgcaccaccaccacacctcgCCTCTTGTCTGTGCCTTTCTATCCCCTGGGCAGGTGTAAGCACTAACTGAATCACCACCCAGCCATAAGGACGGCTCCTCCCCGAGGCTGAGGCCAACAGTTCCAGGTTGTCCCACTGTTGTATAGACAGGAGCTTCGTGGGGGACTCAGAGATGAGCACTGGCATCTGGTCAGCAGCCAGGAAGACAAGAGTGGAGGAGCATGCTCCTGCTCTGGGACTGTCTTACTCTAGTGGATGTTAAGTTCATTCCGGAGAGGGCAAGGACAGCCCTCCCTCATCAGAGTCTGAGCAGATGGGCCTTCACCGGGGCCACTCCTGCACCTGAAACTTTGAACTGCTCAGCAAGTGAGCAAGGGCTCTTGGATGCAGTGGTTGATAGAAGACCCCGAGGCTACTCAGCCAGCTTGGCTTCTGCTGGACACAGTGCCCTTGACAGGCAAGGGCATCCTCTTCTCTGCCCTGGTTAGTCTCTGCCGATctaattacagacacacacatgaaaatctcTCATTGTTAAAactggcacacatacacacaaaatcctGTAATGACTTGCTTCAGCTAGGCtaaatttgatttcttttaaaattccaaataaaaTGTGAAAGCTGGCAGCCTTCGGCCCCCTCCAGCTGTGTTAATGCCGCACTCTGTCCCGAAAGCCCCTCAGTGAGGCTTCTCAGCTTGTCCTAGTCCACACACCCCAAATGGAAAGGGTCCCAACACGGTCTTTCCACTCACATGCAGCATTGTTTGCCATCTGAACCTCCATTTCCTACGCCGTGATCAACAGGACTACTTGCAAATAAAACTTCGATGGCATGGGAGTGTTCTTTCAGACAGTACGGGCCCAGGGAATGCAAACTCATTTTAACGCCAGCTGGTGTGTTTAGGTGTTAGTGTTTCAGCCCATCGCTCAAGAAAATTCGcactttctgcagttaaaaaggAAGCCAACTGTTGACCtgtgtccctcccctcccactctgtaCATTCAAGGATCCCTGTGTAGAGCCTTCCTTGTAGGATTTTGAGTTCATACCTACTGAGTTGCTAACAAGGCCGGTCCTcaaaggatctgagttctagTTTAGAATTCACCATTTCACAAGAGCTCAGGGACCAGCTGCTGGGGCCATCACATTCATCAAAGCTGTCATCATATCTGCTGCGCTGTACCCAGGAGCAGATGGTGACAGGGCTCTTCACTTCCCTCTGGTTCGGTCCCACCAGACATGTGACTCTGGCCATGAAGCAGCAGTCAAGGCCTGTTCCTAACGTACCCAGGTTCAACACAAGCCCAGCCACCTTAGCCAGCTGATGGCTAGTAttccatgtgtatgagtgttttaatttcatgtatgtgggctcaccacatgtatgcagtgcccatggagctCCTCAGGCCACAAGAAAGCCTAAAGACTTAAATAGTGCCAGATTATTGTGGCCTAATACTGCTACAGAACACTGAAACTAAGCCAATGGAGTCAAGCCATTATCGGCTACATAGCAACACTCATCAAAACAGAGCACACACTGCAGCGCAAAATGAATCCTAAAGCTCTTAAGCAGGATAAGGTGGCGCAGTTCTGAAAATCAacactgggagactgaggcaggaggaccatgagatGGCTAGTCTGGGCAAAATAGGAAGTTCctgcctccaaaaacaaacaGCTAGGTGGGGGagtgacgcacacctttagtcccaacacttgggaggcagaggcaggcagatctcagtgagtttgaggccagcctggtctacagagcaagttccaggacagccaggactacgaagagaaaccctgtcttgaaaaaccaaaaccaacaaacaaaaaacacatcagGCATGATGgcttatgcctataatcctagtacttgggggTTAGAGGGAGGAGgaccccaagtttgaggccaacctcatTTACATAACAAGTtaaagtctagcctgggctacatgacaccctgtctcaaaacaccaaggtgggtgtggtagtgcaaCTTTTAATACCAGTATTCATcactcagcacttggaaggcagagccaggtggagctctgggagttccaggctagccagggctatacagagagactctgtctcaaaaacaaaaccaacacaaaatagatatttaaaaaaaaaaaattgctaaaatCTCACAGAGAACATTCTACAGAGCCAACTGccataagaaatacagaaactcCTTGGCTATTCGAGAGTTACACCTATTTCTAAGTGATCTAGATTAAGTGTGAAAGCTGACCTACATCAAGCCATCAACTAGTTTTCAACAGATCTCTGAATGGGGAAAGGAAAGTCTCTCCCACAATTGCTGCTAGAATAACTGAAGGAAAACGAACCTTGAAACCCACAAGTGTCGTGCTGAGAGAAAGGAACAAGACAGGAAGGGCACACAGCTCGGCCTCTGCACTGGTGTGGAGCGCCACAGGTCGGTACTGGCCTCTGCACTGGTGCGGAGCGCCACAGGTCGGTACTGACCTCTGCAGTGGAAATCGGACGGGTGGTAGGGGTAGGAAGGCCAGGGATGACACTGGGAGCCACTGCGGTGGGCATCCTCAGTGTGATAATGTTTGCCAAAGCTCGTGCAGCCTGCACACGATACAGGCATTTTACTGTGGTTGAATTTtgccttgattaaaaaaaaaaaaagcccaaagtaCACAGAAAATGTTAATAGTCATTAATCTTTGGGAAACTGATGCTAGGGATGCATCAGGCATTTGTGGTAGAGGAAGCTGCAGGAAAACATGGTGGTCACAAGGTCACACAACCCTCCATGGCCCACAGGTCATTGCAAAGCAGATGGAAAACTGTGCTATGCATCAGAGCCACACCAAATGACACTTTTCCAAAGTTAAAATGAGACATGTCTTACTACATAAAGATAGCCTAAATGTAGAAACATCTATGAATACCATGCATTCAAAAATAACGGTTGGTATATATAAAACTGTCTTCCCTGCTGAAATATACCAATCTTACACAAATGTTCTATCAGTGTCTGCTACCGATTATTTTCCAGATCTCTCTCCCCTGGGATAGTGGGGCAGTAAGCTTTGTGGGCCAGCACAGGAATCACGCTATCCCAGGGCCAGGGGAGGATAACGATACAGCTACAGGTCTAAGCTCACATTACCTCTTTCCGTTCGGCGTCAACCTGCATTCTCGCCTGGGTCACAGCAGCCTCCCTGCAAGAGCTCGCCTGCTTGGCTTGTTCAAACAGCGTCTTCAGCTGCTGGGCTGTGCTGAGCAAGGAGTTGACCATCTCTTCCAGGTACAGCCAGCTCCGCTGGTCTGACATCTCCAGCCCACTGACCACCGTGGGAGAGACAGctttggtgggggtggagggtggcacAGTCAAGGCAGGCAGGGATGTCAGGACTGGAGGTAGAATGTGGGACAAACAAGAGGTTAgtgacgccgggcggtggtggcgcacacctttaatcccagcactcgggacgcagagccaggtggatctctgtgagttcaaggccagcctggtctagagtgagatccagtacaggcaccaaaactacaaagaaaccctgtctcggaaaaaaagaaaaaaaagaggttagTGACTTCCAAGCTTCATACAGCCTACTCAGGTGTGAGGAGAGACAGGTGGCGAGGGGACAAATCGGTAATGAAAGGTGAAAAGGTCCTATCCCTACTCCTTGTTCACATCCTCACATGTCTAATGTTAGTAGCCAAAAGTCTTCCTCAAGGGCTGATCACTCACATCATGAGACCGACAGCCCGACAGAGATAAATGGCAAGCAAGGCACCCAGAGAAGGGGCAGCCGTGAAACAGGGAAGGAAAGAGCCATAGGAAAACACACCAAGGACAGGGAATGGAGACTCAACCACCCCACACGCAGGGAAACCAAGGCTCATCTGCAAAGTCTCTCTGGGGTCTGCAGTCAATGTGGGCATTATTAAGGACAGTGGGAGTCATGATTGTCATGACTGGAGCAGAAGGCCACCAGGATAAAAGGAAGGGACCAGACATACTGTGATTTTATGCTCACTAGACACTGTGAACTCGCCCTGCAGGTAGGTCTAGAGTAGACACGTGTGTATAGATGCAAGGCCCTTTCTACCTCAGTGTACTGAGTggactgggaacagacacaccCTCACAGCCTTGAACACCCCACGTGACAGGGCTTCTGCAGGATGCTGTTTCTACTGCGCAAAGCCTCTTTCCAGTCTCCACGGTGAACTGGATAAGGTACACAGTCATCACAAGGCCAGCACTCAACGGTTCACGGCCACTGCACCACTGGCTTCTGAAAGGTGAGGGGGATGCGGGCTGGCAAGTTTGCTCAGTGAGGAAAACACTTGCAGcacaagcacaaagacctgagttcaaatcccaggaaCTCTGTAAAAGTGAGATGTGACAGTGCacctctgcaatcccagcatgcctACGGAGAAATGAGAGGTTAAAGCAGGAGATTCCACTCTGGAATGCGAGCTAGCCTGGCATGGGCAGAGGAAAAACAAGAGACCTTCTGTCAGATACGGTGGAAGATGAGGACTCATACCCGAGgttggtctctgacctccactcgcACATGCTCTGGTGCACCAAAGGGATCATATgtccacactcacatacatacaaatgtgtgCAACAACACACATGATAGGtagggtggtacatgcctttaactccagcactcagaagaggcaggtggatctctaggagtttgGAGTTCGAAGCCAGCAAGTTCCAGATCATGCCAGCCAGCGCTATCCAGGccctatttcaaaacaacaaaaaagaacaccTTCCCCCCACACAAAAAgaatgaggggggggggggagaggagagaaggaacttGGGATGAACTTCAGCTGTCTGGTTaaggcagaaaataaaaaagtccCTGTGATGAGGGGCAAGTCAACACAGAGACCACCTATGGGGTTCCTGTTCCTTCCTACAGGGCTCCCAGTCTGGGAGGGTGAGCAGAAATCAGAAAAGCAGCAATCATGACCCACAGATTAAAACAGGAAGCCCTATGTCCAAGCTTGGGCAAAACAGGATGAGGCTTTGTAGACCCCTGTGGACTCAGGAACCTCCCATGAGACTTCCCTACCTCACTCAGGTGCCACGGTTACCCTGAGCAAGAAGAGGACAGGGCTCAGAAGACACAGCAGTCCATGGTCTATCCCAGGTCTGCACCATCACTGACAAAAACACACCAACCCATGCCACAAGAGCCAACGTCACAGAGTCAGGGTAGGGGACATTCTACATGACAGCTGTTGGTAACCTCCAACAAGGCGGACGAGAGGCCGAGTGTCAGGGGACAAAGTTCAGGAAGCAAGGCCACCAGTCACTGGCTCACGGGTGCTTGCTTACTGAAGTCTTGAGTTCCATACAACCTTTTTttcgttttggtttttccagacaggtgctgggattaaaggtatgggccaccactgcctggccataccatatccccccccccccggtaggaaaaaaacaaaagaaaacactgaagcatGTTGTGTGAAGACTGCAactattcttaaatatttaggGGACAaagttgtttgtattttatttgtaactTTTTTTGAATACCTGAGgtcattttcaaatttttgtttgttttgttttgtttgagacagggtttctctgtgtagccttggctgttctggaccttgctctgtggaccaggttggcctcaaacccatagAGATCTGCTCGCCTAtgcctcctgaatgccaggattaaaggcttgtgccaccaccgcccagccaaaaaaaaaaaaaaaaaaaaaaaaaatttaatattataaagTATCTGTGTTCCCAGCAAGCTGAGTGCCAGATGAGCAGGAAAGGACACAGTCCCCTGGGCAGCACAGGGTCCAGCCTGGAGCAGGGACTAGGGAGGAGGCTGAACCCTGTTGGAAGAAGTGGAGTCCGAGTGTGTCTTCAGGATGGAAGGGTTCAGATAGACAAAAGGGAAGACAATGTGAGCCAGGCACAGGcctgtggcgcacgcctttaatcccagcactcaggaggcagaggcaggcggatctctgtgcgatcaaggccagcctgggctacagtctACTGATGTCAGGACACCCAGGGTTgttgcacagggaaaccctgtcttgaggtgggaggtgggaaggaagatAATGAAGCAagcaggagaggggaagggattttattttatttttagctctttTAGACAAGTTTCTCATGCTGGAGAACccaacaaatataaaaaacaaatgttCATCAGCAGGAGAAGgttcaggtaatattttatccataGTGTGGACCTTTAAAAAGTGTACTGACAGAAATTTGCCCCAAATGTGCTGCTAAGTGAAACCCAAGGTCAAACTGCCCACACAGAGAGGGTCATCTCTGCTCTCAGCTACAAGGACACAGAAACTGGCACAGttcctgtggtgatttgaaagaaaatggccccaaagggagtggcactattagatggtgtggctttcttggagtgggtatggtcttgttggaggaagtgtgtcactgtggtggcgggctttgaggtttcatatatgctcaagccatgcccacttcctgttgtctttggATCGAGATGTGAGGATGctcagctccagcatcatgtctgcctgcatgctgccttgcttcccaccatgacaataataactgaacctctgaactgtaagccaccccaattaaatgtttcccttataagagttgctgtggtcatggtgtctctttatcaaatagaaaccctaactaagagagtcTCTCACACGAGACACAGCTTGATCCAATTCCACCGTTTGTCAAGGCAAGGAGATAGTCTGCTCACACATTTCTACTGGGGTAAACCTGACAATAGCAATATTAggtcatttcagtctctgtggaAGTAGCCTGATACAAACAAAAGAAGCCTTACACATAAGTGAACAGCATGGTTGtgtccaataaaactttatttacaaacacAGGCAGAAGCCTGGATCTTGCTAGCCCTAACCCAGCACttcaagagggggaaaaaaaaacacattagcaCAAGCCCTATTTCACTCGCAGGAAGCAATTCTGAGGCTGGGGCATGGGTCAGAGGTAGAGCAttggcctagcatgtacaagaccctgggttccagccGCAGCAgtacaaagaataaaaatcaagCCAAAACACGATTCTGAGGACAACAGCCTGCATACACATGAATTCTTTTATACTCACCGATTTTGGGATGTGATGTTGGCAATGCAGCTTCTGGAAACGGGGCAATCTGGCAGCTGTCCTGATAGCCAGGATAGTGTGGTTCAGGATGGCCAACCCTGCAGGGGGGCTGCACACCTGCCTCTTGCACTGTTAGTGAGAAAGAGGCAGACAGCCTCAGCACTTTGCTATTGGCACAGCAGAATTAATCCCATGTGCCTACAGCTGCATTCTCAATGCAGAGATACCAGCCCTGGGAGGCTGCTGAGTACCCGGGGTGTGTACTTTGAATTGATTGACACATTGGGATTTGGGTGgttgatgaaataaaatttattacaAAAGATATCATCATGTGCTTTGCTAACATGATTCTTAGAATATTTAAAAGTACACATGGGACTGTTTCTAGTGGCTGGTGTCAGCCGAAAGCAACGTCTACAAATGCTACGTATCTCTGTGTGTTGGTCACAGTGCCTTTTCTCCAGTACCCACCAGCCTCCCAACAAGATCTAGCCTTGCTCAAGGCCCTTGCCGAGAAGCCAGGCAACAGACTGCCGTAGATGTTTGGGACGTATCAGGCAGATACTGAGACGACTTACCTGTCGCTCCTGCAAAGACATCACCTTGGGCTGGGCTCTCAGAGATGACAGCAGTAGCCTCTACAGTGGATGCTCGGTCAAAGGTTAGTGCTCCAGAGGTAGTGATCTGTCCTGAGGGTGTCACAGTGACTGGAAAAGGCAAAAGGCATTTGACTCATGGCCAGGCCAGGCACTGGGCCCCAAGCATGCACTGCTCTTTGCAAAGGTGCAGGCTTCAGAGAGATCCCAGGAGCTAGGCCAAAGCATACACTGTGAGATACCCCACACATGGTATGACACCAGGAAGCCCTTGACCTTGGCACGTGGAGGAGAGAGCCGGACAGGGCAGGACTCAGGCCTCTAGCTACACTGCTGAGTCTGACCGTGCTCCAGccagaaaacaaaatgtcaatTAACTTTAAAACACTTTGCAGTTTGAATCAAAGGGAAAGACTTCATCAGACTGTCTAAGAGATGAGAATCCCTCCACTGGGCGAAGGCGGAGAAACAGGCTCACACCTCAGCAAAGGACTGCCCTGCTAGTACTCACAGGTGGTGGCCGCCGTGGCAGGAAGCAGCGTGATGTTCTTGGGGGAATCCTTCTTAACTGGAGTTGTGGGCAGCTCATTCTCTTTCTTGCGCCTTTTGTAAGGGACGAAGAGCCTGACTGGGCCACTCTGGGGAGAAAATTAAAGCTGACCAAGGGTTGACAGTGCCTGCTTCCCACACCTTATGGGGTTAGTCTATTAGCTCTGCAAAGAGCagaagccccccaccccctccccgcaGCCCTCAAAATGGCAGAGAAGACATTTTCAGAAGAAATAGATGAGCAGCAGCACAGCTGCCAAGCAAGAACACGTACGTCCTCAACATCTGGAGCTTTGGATTCTTAGAAGAAAGGAAGTGGGACCAAGtaaaggagaacaaggaaaaccaCAGCCTGAAATAAAAGTCAGCAGAGCGAGGAGAGTCACTCAGAGCCGTTTGCAGACACACGGAGGAAGCACTGGCAAGTTGCCATGGTCTATAATCTCAGtaaccaagaggcagaggcaagatgatGTTCAAGAGGCCATgcgttcaagttcagcctgggttacagtgtGAGACCCTATGTCAGAAATAAAAAGCTCAGGGCCAGGAGTAGTGgcacatgccgttaatcccagcactcgggaggcagaggcaggtggatctctgtgagttcaaggccagccttatctacatagtgagttccatgatatccagagctacacagtgagaccctgtcctgaaaaaaataaataaataaaaataaaaataaatgctgggtggcagcagcacatgcctttagtcccagcactcaggaggcagaggcaggcggatctctgtgagttcgaggccagcctggtctacagagtgagttccaggacacgctccaaagctacacagagaaaccctgtctccaaaaaaaaaaaaaaaaaaaagaaagaaaaagaaaaaagaaaattccttagAGACATGCCCACAAGACAATCTGGCTGAggtaattcctcaactgagagtCACTCTTCTGGGTAGGTTAACAACAATTACCCAGCACATCACGTGCCTCCACCTGGTGAGTGCGGCCATCACACGTGTGTAATTTATGTGGtgcaaggctttgtgcatgctgggtaaacaCTGTACCACCTGAGTTACAGCCcagcccttccctccttcttcgcGGGGCCTTGTGGCTTCTCCACCTCTCCTGCGCCTCTCCTGCGCCTCACCTCACCTGCGCCTCTCCTGCACCTCACCTGCACCTCTCCTGCATGCTGTTGTGCTGTGAGGTCTGTTTCTTGCTCATGCCCATGTCTTAGTTTAGCTGCCAACCAGACCTTACAGGCGACACACTGTGGCCACAGTGGGTACTGACacccactacacctggctttctgcTCTCCTTTGTTGGAGGCCATGTTGTCTGGATGAAGCACTTCCTGCAGGGTGTAGTGGTCTCTGAGAGCTCAGCCTGGGTGTGCAGTTGCCTCAGATAAGAGCAGGCCTCTGACTGGCTGCCTCTGTTGGCTTCTCtgctgagctggtgcctacaggTAGAGCTACAGTAGGTTCCAGAGTGGCTGACAGATCCCTGCCATGTAAATTGCCATTATCTGAGCAGGTTCATCTATGGCTCTTCAAAGGTAAACCTCTGTAGTCTGCTCTTAATCTGAGCAGGCTTTTCTTGGCTGCTGCTTTTCTTGATTCTCTCTAGCTGATGCAAGGCAGCATCTTGCTCTGATGTAGCTACTAGTCTTCCCACTGTTCCCAGAACATTCTTAGCTTTAGACATCCCTATAGTCGCTCTAAAAAACAGTCAGTTCATTAAAGAGTCATAGTTCACACTATCAGAACGGCAGGCAGCCCTGCTGTGTGCACAGGGATTAAGGCAGAGCCCACCACAATTCGGAAACTGGTCCCAGAAACAAGCTGAGCTGAAGATGCCAAGCAATAGGCCCAGCCAGCCCGATACAGGGCCGAGGTAAGGGGTCTCACCCTAGCACGGTTGGGAAGTCACTGTAAGCCATAGCTGTCAGGTGAGCAAGGCTATAGCCTACTCTGACTGTGAGGTGACCTACCCTTGCTAGGGAGCTGAGGGGGGAAGGACCAATCTTGAGAGGAGCCTCCTTCAACCTGAGCTAGAGGAGAGCTGGCCACGCCTCTTGTTGTTCTTTCCTTTGGACTTGGCACTCTACTTAGGTGTTTACTGCCCTGGGGGGCCCTGGGGACAATCTCCAGAGATGTCAAGTAGTTGTCTTCCACAGTTTTCACCGCTTACTCTCTGGGGGACAGTCTAGTGGAGCACCTCACATCccctagtgcagtggttctcaaccttcctaatgctgcacccTCTAACACAGTACCTCATGCTGGGGTGAcacccaatcataaaattatttcatcgcTACTTCATGACTGGAATTTTGCTCATAAAagtgttatgagtcataatgtaaatatctgatatgcaggacacctgatatgcaacccctgtgaaaggatcattcaacaccccccccaaaagggggctgtgacccacaggttgagaactgctcccTTAGTGGAAGCCAGAGCTTAAAATCTGACAGAGTCCAGTGTGCTGAGTAGCATTTAAAGACTGCAGCTTGGATCCATGTTTTAGAAACTCTGGGTCTATGCCTAGGTCACAAAGAGAGTGTCATGTGTTACCTTGTAAATGTCACAGCCTTGATCTCATGTTCAGATCTTTGCTACAATCTGAATTCACTTTTATCCATAGTGTAGTCTGGGTCAAAGCTCATTCCTTGCCCAGGAACATCCAATGGTTCAGCACCACATGTTGGAAACTTGGGGTTGGCAGCTGGACTCTGGTCAGTTCCCAAGAGATCTCAGATCCTGCTCACACACTGTACTGATTAATTACCACAGCAACATAGAACTCTTACAAGCCCATGGTGTGGGCTTGGCAATTTCAGACTTGTGTCCTGAGGCTCTTGAAAGACTAATCATGCTGCTCTGTGACTCCACAGATTCTCTGACAGTCTCAGCCATccgttttttgggggggggtttaatgatgtttaaaattatattattttcactAAACTTTTTTATAGTAGAATCATATTAAAATTAgataaactgggcatgatggcaaacccttt
The nucleotide sequence above comes from Peromyscus maniculatus bairdii isolate BWxNUB_F1_BW_parent chromosome 1, HU_Pman_BW_mat_3.1, whole genome shotgun sequence. Encoded proteins:
- the Deaf1 gene encoding deformed epidermal autoregulatory factor 1 homolog isoform X5, coding for MAGRASSKDWKRSIRYAGRPLQCLIQDGILNPHAASCTCAACCDDMTLSGPVRLFVPYKRRKKENELPTTPVKKDSPKNITLLPATAATTFTVTPSGQITTSGALTFDRASTVEATAVISESPAQGDVFAGATVQEAGVQPPCRVGHPEPHYPGYQDSCQIAPFPEAALPTSHPKIVLTSLPALTVPPSTPTKAVSPTVVSGLEMSDQRSWLYLEEMVNSLLSTAQQLKTLFEQAKQASSCREAAVTQARMQVDAERKEQSCVNCGREAMSECTGCHKVNYCSTFCQRKDWKDHQHVCGQSTSVTVQADEVHVEESVIEKVAV